One genomic region from Quercus robur chromosome 4, dhQueRobu3.1, whole genome shotgun sequence encodes:
- the LOC126721149 gene encoding disease resistance protein RPM1-like — protein sequence MAASAVAAVTAVITLLDKVLQFVKNRSDGYSANIEDVKRLFCTLIAYLTDTEGVEATEGLMDRVDQVRDVANETKDAITEFMYHVPEHCHDYWFTKTCHDVAHFFKDFVPLHQFSSRMKAIKRKLKAIDELDRLRVGTFGATSSSSAGKVPLRTYSFSRNDHLLVGIEENKKALLSLVCREESKDMVISVIGDAGSGKTALIREVYQMIKGNFNCNAWVSVLSSCEGLIENLCEELCLSVGPANKMKRLHSYLQPQSYLLVFDGIWTEDELGCIKNVVPDNNLGGRILISTRNRNLASYRARSRDCSYDLKLLTEFGSWQLFCNKTFGATGCPNFLVDCSEKIVKRCEGSPHVIVAVSDFLSNKPHTLMEFMNVHDSLKYEPGDHVGHSCYSILSTSYYRLSSILKYCFLSFRFFPEDYSIPSEELVWLWIGDEKIEQKRGKTLMQVGYEYLEKLVQMSLVQVITRDFDGRVKSCRVSNLARGFIISKSEKDDSFTVLRPPHTSLDGGKPRQLSLQNCSLSMLQNKDLSYVRTLSVFGGGDSSESIPKSLFYNFRYLSALFLENVALHCFPKKVFQLTLLTHLRLRNTRIKSVPKSIKKLQNLRIFTLEESLVTSLPREIIQLRSLLRLSVGCQGINDVAVGVEVFLRSGCFTSLQILSLIKANYKNKSIVKELGNLTNLTELRITELKKEDGKDFCASIEMMEHLSSLDVNSASNEEYLDLGYVMKLPKLLKNLYLGGRLEEIPAWICRLDSLLKLILKGSKLQTNPLEALQVLPSLEVLHLHDAYNGQVLKFSAKSFLELRVLEIENCSQLDIVVIPGRAMPKLQKLIVKNCGLTRVHITKKMHSQLEEVLVPPGLLCFPVAIN from the coding sequence ATGGCAGCCTCTGCAGTAGCTGCAGTCACCGCAGTTATAACTCTACTTGATAAGGTGCTACAGTTCGTCAAGAATAGGTCTGATGGCTATAGTGCTAACATTGAAGATGTAAAGCGTTTGTTTTGTACGTTGATAGCTTACCTGACCGACACAGAAGGAGTAGAAGCTACGGAAGGTTTGATGGATCGAGTGGATCAAGTGAGGGATGTAGCAAATGAGACTAAAGATGCAATTACAGAGTTCATGTATCATGTTCCTGAGCACTGCCATGATTATTGGTTCACCAAAACCTGTCATGATGTTGCTCACTTTTTTAAGGACTTTGTTCCATTACATCAATTTTCCTCACGGATGAAAGCTATCAAAAGAAAACTTAAGGCCATCGATGAGTTGGATCGACTTCGCGTTGGTACCTTTGGAGCTACTTCAAGTTCAAGTGCTGGAAAGGTCCCTTTAAGGACTTATTCTTTTTCCAGAAATGATCACCTTCTTGTGGGTATTGAGGAGAATAAAAAGGCACTTCTGAGTCTTGTTTGCCGtgaagaatcaaaggacatgGTAATTTCAGTAATCGGAGATGCTGGCTCAGGTAAAACCGCTCTTATTCGTGAAGTCTATCAAATGATTAAAGGAAATTTTAATTGCAATGCTTGGGTTTCCGTCCTATCCTCTTGTGAGGGCTTGATAGAGAATCTTTGTGAGGAATTGTGTTTATCTGTTGGACCCGCAAATAAAATGAAGAGGTTGCACTCTTATTTACAGCCACAAAGTTACCTCCTTGTTTTTGATGGTATTTGGACCGAAGATGAGTTGGGTTGCATTAAAAATGTAGTTCCTGATAACAATCTAGGTGGTAGAATACTTATCTCCACCCGTAATCGCAATTTAGCTTCTTATCGTGCAAGATCTAGGGATTGTTCCTATGATCTTAAACTCTTAACAGAGTTTGGGTCTTGGCAGCTCTTTTGTAACAAGACCTTCGGGGCTACTGGCTGCCCAAATTTCTTGGTTGATTGTTCTGAGAAAATTGTGAAAAGATGTGAAGGGTCGCCGCATGTAATTGTTGCAGTTTCCGACTTCTTGTCAAATAAGCCACATACTCTGATGGAGTTCATGAATGTCCATGATAGCCTTAAGTATGAACCAGGAGATCATGTCGGTCATTCCTGCTATTCAATTTTATCTACGAGTTATTACCGTTTGTCATCCATTCTTAAGTATTGTTTCTTGTCCTTTCGTTTTTTCCCTGAGGATTACTCTATCCCAAGTGAAGAACTGGTTTGGCTGTGGATAGGTGATGAGAAAATCGAGCAAAAACGAGGTAAAACTCTGATGCAGGTGGGGTATGAGTACTTAGAGAAGCTAGTTCAGATGAGCTTGGTTCAAGTAATCACAAGGGATTTTGATGGGCGTGTAAAAAGTTGTCGAGTTTCTAATCTTGCAAGAGGTTTCATCATTTCCAAGTCTGAGAAGGATGACTCCTTTACTGTTCTCAGACCTCCACACACTAGTTTGGATGGTGGGAAGCCTCGCCAATTATCTCTCCAGAATTGCTCCCTCTCTATGTTACAAAACAAAGATTTATCTTATGTTCGTACATTATCTGTGTTTGGGGGAGGCGATTCATCTGAATCTATACCCAAAAGCCTTTTTTACAACTTCAGGTATTTGTCGgctctatttttggaaaatgtagCTTTGCATTGTTTTCCTAAAAAAGTTTTCCAACTCACCCTTCTAACGCACCTAAGGCTGAGGAATACCAGGATAAAGTCAGTTCCAAAATCTATTAAGAAGCTTCAGAATTTAAGGATTTTCACACTTGAAGAATCTCTTGTCACCAGTTTGCCCAGGGAGATCATTCAACTTCGCAGCTTGCTCCGTTTGTCTGTTGGTTGCCAAGGCATAAATGATGTTGCTGTAGGAGTGGAAGTGTTTCTAAGAAGTGGGTGTTTTACATCATTACAAATCCTGTCACTTATCAAGGCAAACTACAAAAACAAGAGCATTGTAAAAGAGTTGGGGAACTTGACTAATCTGACTGAACTTAGGATCACAGAACTCAAGAAAGAAGATGGAAAAGATTTTTGTGCATCCATTGAGATGATGGAACATCTTTCTTCTTTGGATGTGAACTCGGCAAGCAATGAGGAGTATCTTGATTTGGGCTATGTAATGAAGCTTCCTAAGCTGCTTAAAAATCTATATCTCGGAGGGAGGTTGGAGGAAATTCCAGCATGGATTTGCAGACTTGATAGTTTGTTAAAACTAATTTTGAAAGGATCAAAACTGCAAACGAATCCACTTGAGGCCCTTCAGGTTTTGCCTTCTTTGGAAGTGCTCCATCTACATGATGCTTACAATGGTCAGGTGCTGAAATTTAGTGCTAAATCATTTTTGGAATTGAGGGtgttagaaattgaaaattgcagTCAATTAGACATTGTTGTGATTCCAGGAAGAGCAATGCCTAAACTTCAGAAGCTGATTGTAAAAAACTGTGGCCTTACCAGGGTTCACATAACGAAGAAAATGCACAGCCAGCTGGAGGAAGTGCTTGTTCCACCAGGCCTTCTATGTTTCCCTGTTGCAATTAactga